The DNA window TACAGGCTAACTATTATTAACCCCCCAACGCAACCCAGCATGACTTAATAGGTTGGTATGCGAAGAGCGATGGTGGTTTTACGAATGGAAAGGTTTGTTTGGTAAGAGCATCCTGCCAGCACAGCGTAAAGTAGCATCGTTCTATTCAAATTGTTCTACTCTTTTCATACGCAGACCGAAGAGGCAGCAGACACCTCCCCACGGCACGACACGACGTGTGAACGATGGCGAAGGAATACGATTATCTGCTAAAGGTACTCCTTGTTGGCGATAGTGACGTTGGCAAGCAGGAGATTCTATCCGGTCTGGACGATGGTTCAACGGAAAGCCCATTCTGCAGCGGAAGTGGCAGTACGTACATGCGTCTTTTCATGCTTTCTACTACCTCCTTGTTAGTGATGGGTAatccggagtggaatcgtggatccactccgactccgcgtatgaaaaattgattccgactaACCCCAAAATCGATTCCAGATGAGTCCGTTCGAGAACGGTCGAGAACGGTCGAGTCTGGTCGAGTCCGTTCGAGTCCGTTCGAGTCCGgccgagtccggtcgagtccgatcgagtcccaTGGAGTTCGATcaagtccggtcgagtccggtagagtccggtcgagtctgGTCGAATTCGATCGAGTCCGGTCAAGAACGGTCCGTCCCGaatgagtccgatcgagtccggtaGAGTCCGGtagagtccggtcgagtccggctGAGTCCGGCCGAGTCCGgccgagtccgatcgagtccggtaGAGTCCGGtagagtccggtcgagtccggtcgagtccggtcgagtccggtcgagtccggtcgagtccggtcgagtccggtcgagtccgatcgagtccggtcgagtccggctGAGTCCGGCCGAGTCCGGCTGAGTCCGgccgagtccgatcgagtccggtagagtccggtcgagtccggtcgagtccggtcgagtccggtcgagtccggccGAGTCCGGACAAGTCCGAAtgggtccgatcgattccaaatgggtccgatcgattccggatgagtccgATCGAGCCGGACTAGCCATGGTTAAATTGTGAATTGTTCAGGACACGATCCTACTCTCCTCCCTCGGAAtcattccgactccgactccAGATGACTCCgacaaaatttttaatataccCATCACTACTCCTCATGAAGAATCCTGAGCACAGTTGTCTCTGAACTTCGGCTCGCGAGGCCCTCCCGAGAGAGATCCAGAGATTGGTcctcagctgtggctattccactcaaagcttcccgccatctaaaaagtttggaggccccGGTCTTAGTTCTTATTACCACCCTGTTACGTACCAATTCTCACCGTGTAATGGTTTGattctttgttttgctcttttgAAACAGCGGCACATAAAACGACCACCATCCTGTTAGATGGTAAGCGCGTGAAACTACAGATATGGGACACATCCGGACAGGGCCGGTTTTGCACAATCATTCGCTCGTATTCGCGCGGTGCACAGGGCATCATACTAGTGTACGACATCACGAACAAGTGGAGCTTCGACGGACTGAATCGATGGTTGAAGGAGGTCGAAGAGCATGCGCCGGGTGTACCGAAGGTGCTGGTAGGGAACCGGCTCCATCTCGCATTTAAGCGGCAAGTCGCAGCGAAACAGGCGGAACTGTACGCATCACGCAACAAGATGGCCTGCTTCGAGATATCACCACTGTGCGATTTCAACATACGCGAATCGTTCTGCGAGCTCGCACGGATGGCACTGCACCGGAACGGGATGGAGCGGATCTGGCGCACGAACAAAGTACTTTCGCTGCAGGAGCTGTGCTGCCGCAGTATCTGCCGGCGGACGAATGTATATACCATAGATAGCCTTCCGCTGCCACCGTCGGTCAAATCGTATCTGCGATCGTACGCGCTCACCTCGTCCCAGTGCTTGAACACGGTGCTCAACAATTCCGCCTCGATAGCGAAGAATCTCAAAAGCAAAACCGCCACCTCGTACCATCTGAAGCATAACGTGCGCAACGGGTGCGTGATTTCTTGATTGTCATTCCTAGCCCGGCGTGTGGTTTGGGTAGGTTATGGCTTATCAACCGGTCGGTCGGTACGCTTACGGAGGAGGAGTACGTTTTGCCAAGCAAAATCGGTTTTGACGGAACGAATCAGTCCGATAGTGACAGTAAGGTAATGGGAAATCAAATCATCACCGAACACATTATCGATGattatcgttttttgttttgtaaaaccgtttgtttgtttttttttgcattattaatGGCTCATTTTAGTTTAACACTGGCCTCTCGATCCTCAGAAGTATTTTATCAACTAACACTATTACCTCacactcaacaaaaaaagtgaacCTGCCACCAATACGATCGCGTTTCCACTGTTCCCGTAATGGGCACAGCGAGGATAACGAATTAATCAATTGCGCAGATAGACCTCTGGTTCACCCACCGTCAAACGGAAGAGTGCAGTGTAGCGGTAGTATAATTAtcacataaaaatgttttacatttcgATTCTGATggtaaaatgtgtaaaatgtaTCTATTTCCAAAATTTTGCAATGTGAATATTGTCCTGCCAGCTGCAGTGCATAAACGAAGTCAGGCATTATAGAATTACGTCTAAATCTATCCATTGGAATTGGTCCCTTAATGCTCAAGTTTTCTTCAAACCTCCCCCCTCGTTTTTCCCCTAAACTTTTTGCGTGAGCTACGGGCACACGTTCAAGTAAATGAACCAAATActaattttattaacatatAATTACAATGTGTAAtcataaaaatttacaatacGTATCGCCTAAACGCATACAAACGTTCGCTACGCACGGTCGTAAGACGTCAGACGTTTCGGGAGACCGTCGCGTGTGGATAAAACGTTCGTTTTCGGTACGACAGAACGGTTGTGTGTGATTATCCATATGTACCCCGCTGTAGGCGCGGGGGGGCAGATCAACTAGACTGAAGTCATAAACCTGCTGTTGCTCATGCCTGGAATGCGGCTTCGGGCATATAACGAAACGGTATGCGAAATATCGTTTAAATCGTgctttgttctgtttttttgttttgttttgttttgtcgtgcTGTGTATCGAATAGGTTTATGTATGTAAATCTACAGAGAGTCATTTTAGCTAAGCTACGAAACTAATCCCTCTAACCAGAAAactgaaatacaaaaaaaaaaaacacacacacaaaaatgcacCAATGACAGATCACCGATACTAAAAGGAAGTAACGATGCGTTTGCACTTAAACGTTTTGTAAATCGCTGCAGACAAAACGCCTCCCTTAGGTAGAGTGCAGTAGGTGTTGTGGgcgatgataaaaaaaagcggTGCAACACAAAGCGAGAAAACTCAAAGAAAGATATAAGGATTTAGTTGTTTGCCGTATATAAAGGAAGGCAGAGGAACGAGAACTCTTTTTCTACGAACTTTTTTACTCCGACAGAATAAGGATACACGCGTTTAATGCGTTTCGTCCGTAATaggtgtgcgcgtgtgtgtgtgcgtgtatttgGTAGATTCCACGAGAAAACTATTCCAAAATACTCGTTTCGACATTGAAAATGTTGTGCATGAGAatcaaagcagcaaaaaaacaaaatccaaaacacaaaagaaaaaaaaacggaaacccgcgcaaataaatgtttttttttttgtggctagTATTAATATTGGGGATATATTGACAGaggataaagaagaaaaaaagtaagttgaaaaaaaattgaagaaaaataataatttttcgcggtaatgaaataataacattCAACTGATTATATACACCCGAGAATGGTATAAGAAGATGAAACACAAGCACTCACATAAAATAAGTAACAAGTACAATctaatagtgttttttttgttttgctcgatgttgtttattttcatttttttaagcagtgcaaacaaaaaaacaaaaataacaaatgaacGCACAAAACTTCAGTAAAGAAGGAacagagaaaggaaaaggaatgaAACGAAGTAGATAAAAGTCCTAATAAAAGTCCTGATGAATGGTATATCAACTTCGTGACGAAACCACACGCAACACGACGAGAGACCCGGGCGGGGGCGCGCGCtatgatttcaatttatttatgaggtgtttttatttctttaagtAGCAATGTACGATAGACACGGGGAAATACAAAACATGtgaatgaattattaaaaaaaaaacaaagcaaaaaaaacacagtatagaaaaaatagaagctttgcacgttttttttctctccgttCTATGAAAGaaccagccaaaaaaaaacggtttatGGTAAATATCCATCGTAAATGTAGTTGCTACTGTCGTTGTAAGGAATT is part of the Anopheles funestus chromosome X, idAnoFuneDA-416_04, whole genome shotgun sequence genome and encodes:
- the LOC125764339 gene encoding ras-related protein Rab-40B, producing the protein MAKEYDYLLKVLLVGDSDVGKQEILSGLDDGSTESPFCSGSGTAHKTTTILLDGKRVKLQIWDTSGQGRFCTIIRSYSRGAQGIILVYDITNKWSFDGLNRWLKEVEEHAPGVPKVLVGNRLHLAFKRQVAAKQAELYASRNKMACFEISPLCDFNIRESFCELARMALHRNGMERIWRTNKVLSLQELCCRSICRRTNVYTIDSLPLPPSVKSYLRSYALTSSQCLNTVLNNSASIAKNLKSKTATSYHLKHNVRNGCVIS